ctctttattaaatttttgtataatttaagtttcttagtgactacctaaaaaaaattcctaaagcaTCCACTAAAGACCACACAGAATTTTAGATTGATATAGAAAGGAAATTTTTGGAACTAATAAAAAACCTCCTGGGAAACCCAATATTTCATTGGTACGGCATGTATTTTTccagaacttttttttttagaaagagtttcaacctatagcgtccgttcctgatgatagttctttatcgtCAAACCAAgaccaatcgatttttggtgtaagcaaggattgaactccagatttcttattcaactatcaaaaaCTTTTCCAGATCTAAACGACGAATAGTTTTTCATATTCTCCCAATAAACTTGGCTCACAACTTATCttaacaaaagacaaaaaaagaggggaggagGAAAGAGATTCATTAAAAGAAAGACCAAAAATTAAtactattttgttattaattaaagAGTCAAACTTAtgaaataatttcaatttaaagCTCATCCCATCTTcgttatttattttagttactCTGAGCAATAACAAAGCAGAGACAAAAAATACACTGACTAAACTCTCTGTTTCACATAAGCCTACTGTTTGTAAAACAATTTGGCTCATCGAACggaatgggtagagagagaaaactcCATTAAAGAGAGAAAGTTGAACTTGGATAGAGTTTCTgcccaaaaataaaacctagtTACCTAAGTGAAACACAGTTTTATTAAtggttttccttcttttttcatagaataacaaaaaaagaacaaatatgAACAAAGGCTTTGGGCCAGGAAACCACTACGGGCCCATTAACAGGACTTCACAGTTGCCCTAATTAGATTTCCTTTTCCTAACACTTATTTGATGGCCAATGGCCcaataccacaattttcagaaatttttagcaaaaaaacactgtttcggaactaaataggaaaataccacttttatggtacttggaactcgagtgtcttaaactcgagttcctagaagttttgccaccgtggcactgctgaggtggaaatttggagaataaaaaaataatgtggtactcgagcttggtatactcgagtaccatgcaacacaatactcgagtataacatgctcgagtaccttttataaataaaaagtcaattattttatttctatagtactcgagctcatcaagctcgagtaccttgtaactttttttttttggggggattatcgacaaataaacataaacataaaatgttgtttattctATTTCTatagtactcgagctcaccaagctcgagtaccttgtaactttattttattttgttttgggattatcgacaaacaaacataaacataaaatgctgtttattttatttctacagtactccagctcactaaactcgagtaccttgtaacttttcttttcttttcttttttttgggattatcgacaaataaatataaacataaaaataagtagcttttttatgaatttatttatttaaatagaagcattgtaaaatacagagattttaatttcaaaatatgaatttaatttctacattaagtaaaactgttcactgttttctcataaaaattgttcactctcttttttgcgtaaattattttctgttcactatttaaaaaattgttcgctgttttctcataaaacacctagtaaaatagtgttttctaaatttaaacgccaaatctgaatgctttttcatgtttgaatttcacaataattgaatctatttttctgcattgataaaatctacttctacattaataaaattttctctctgcacatcatgtttactgtatattcgaatctgcttactgcattcataaaattttttttttgcattaagtaaaattgttcactgttttctgcataaactatttctagcattctgcataaaattattttatgttcagcattatttaaaaaattgttcactcacttttctgcgtaaattattttttgttcactatttaaaaaattgttcgctgttttctcataaaacacctagtgaaatcgtgttttctaaatttaaacaccaaatctgaatgctttttcatgtttgaatttcacaataatcgaatctatttttctgcatttataaatatgtttctacattaatataattttctctctgcacatcaagtttactgtatattcaaatctgcttactgcattcataaaatcttttttttttttttttgcattaagtaaaattgttcactattttctcataaaaattgttcactatttctGCATAAACTGTTTTTAGCTTTGGCGCGGTTATTGCTCTtaaatggtttttgtgtttttttaaatatgtaaccatatgaataatggacaaactccatgaatgaaaaatgagtgattcatataaatcacataatgGTAAGTGCCTCAAATAAttcgaatttgtaaaaaagttcgAATTAGTTGAATGTAGAAATTCGGGAAAAATCGATGGAAAATCAATGAACGTACCAAATCGTGAAGGTGTACATAAGATGTACAAATAGTCTAGACTTGTTGAGAAAGTACAAATCTACTTTTACAGGGATGCATACACCTCCCATTGTAGTCTTTTAAAGCTGGCTAGCTTGCAGATTGTACTGCAACTTCTTTCATACTCATGGCCTGGGTACCTAATCATTAGTATTGAATAACTGCATTGTACAAACACTAGGAATTGCAcatttttaattacattataatgccattctcataattttttttaagtatttttcatGTGTATTATTTTCATACTAAGCTACATtgtatttctacaaaatttaatGCAATACAAGTGCAAATGTCTCTTTTAGATTTCTACTGCCTATTGCTTCCATGCTTTAGAAACTAAAAGATTTTCTAGCTGATTGCTGAATGGGGAACAATACACAATATCTGGTCCAATCAGAGTCCGCTCACATAGGCTTAATATATGCAATAATCTTCCAATCAAAAGTACGAGTTGACATTAGAACGTAACCATTAGTAGAGGAAAgtcaaataaatttgaaacaagaGGTATAGAAAAAGTCATGTTTCTTTAGCAAATTAGATTTATTGTACATTACTTGTTGAGCCCTGACCAGAAATACCCATGTGCTATTACTTCTAACCAGTAGTCACAGATTATGGGAAGAGCGTTTCGAGTAGCATCCTTGAAAATTACCAAAGATAGTAAACAGTTCTACATGTGCTGTTCAACAACTCGGTACTATTGAGCCCTGACCAGAAGTACCCATCCACACTCACATGAATACACAAATATGCAACCCTTTGTAATGCACcgttttcaaggatgcagagcATCCCTGAAAAGTTTTTGCATCAATTTTGGGGGTgagctgtccaccattgctacactgatgttTGCAGTGCTACATGTGCTACTCAATGATTTGGTACAAtctttgattttccattgagtttacacgattttgttcattcaacaattttgaaattttcatcaaatcaagatGATCAGTACATTAGTAAacagttttaaattgaattttcacaattttgtacatttgaCAACTTCAAATTTGGAAACAAATTTGGATGATCTATACAtctaatgtaattaattttccattgagtttacttaatttggtatgttcttcaattttcatttgaattttcacgattttaCACACTCAACGAATtcgaatttttcaacaaattcgtattatctgtacatctaatgtacactaTTTTTCCTTGAGCTTTCACGGttttgtacattcaacgaattcaaatttttaaacaaattcataCGATCTGTACATCTAACGTACAtacttttccattgaattttcattattttgtactttcaatgaagtcaaatttctcaacaagtctAGACTATCTGTACATCTTATGTACACATTCATAATTTGATACGttcattgattttccattgatttttcCCGAATTTCTACATTCAACTAATTCGaactttttcacaaatttgaattatttgagGCACTTACCATTAGGTGATTTATACGAatcactcatttttctttcatggagtttgtccattattcatatggttacatatttataaaaaataaaaaataaaaacacaaaaaccatttaAGTGCAATAACCGCGCCAATGCTAAaacagtttatgcagaaaacaatgaacaatttttatgagaaaacagtgaacagttttacttaatgcaagaaaaagattttatgaatgcagtaagcagattcgaatatacagtaaacatgatgtgccgagagaaaattttattaatgtagaagtagattttatcaatgcaaaaaaatagattcaattattgtgaaattcaaacatgaaaaagtattcagatttggcgtttaaatttagaaaacacgattttactaggtgttttatgagaaaacagcgaacaattttttaaatagtgaacaaaaaataatttatgcagaaaagtgagtgaacaattttttaaataatgctaaacagaaaataattttatacagAATGCTAGAAaaagtttatgcagaaaatagtgaacaatttttatgagaaaacagtgaacagttttacttaatgcaaaaaataaattttatgaatgcagtaagcagattcgaatatacagtaaacataatgtgcagagagaaaattttattaatgtagaagtagattttatcaatgcagaaaaatagattcgattattgtgaaattcaaacatgaaaaagcattcagatttggggtttaaatttagaaaacacgattttactaggtgttttatgagaaaacagcgaacaattttttaaatagtgaacaaaaaataatttacgcagaaaaatgagtgaacaattttttaaataatgctaaacagaaaataattttacgcagaatgctagaaatagtttatgcagaaaacagtgaacaatttttatgagaaaacagtgaacagttttacttaatgaaaaaatcaaattttatgaatgcagtaagcagattcgaatatacagtaaacatgatgtgcagagagaaaattttattaatgtagaagtagattttatcaatgcagaaaaatagatccaatttattgtgaaattcaaacatgaaaaaacattcagatttggcgtttaaatttagaaaacacgattttactaggtgttttatgagaaaacagcgaacaattttttaaatagtgaacaaaaaataatttaagcaaaaaagagagtgaacaatttttatgagaaaacagtgaacagttttacttaatgtagaaattaaattcatgttttgaaattaaaatctctatattttacaatgcttctatttaaataaataaatacataaaaaagctacttatttttatgtttatgtttatttgtcgatagtcccaaaaaaaaaaaaaaaaaagttacaaggtactcgagcttagtgagctagagtactgtagaaataaaataaacaacattttatgtttatgtttatttgtcaataatctcaaaaaaaaaaaaaaaaaagttacaaggtactcgagcttggtgagttcgagtactgtagaaataaaataaacaacattttatgtttatgtttatttgtcgataatccaaaaaaaaaaagttacaaggtacagTGGCGGCGCCATGTTCAGGccagggtgttcccaggaacaccctgacctgaaaagaaaatatatatatatatatataataatttatttatttttatttgtttacccttaaaaaaaatattatgaacactCTCAAGCAAAATCATGAACactctcaaattaaaaaaaaattacccttACAGCCATTGTTGAAGCTTCTCAACCATGGTGAGATGCTGGCAGACCATGAGCTTGCAtctccatttcttcttcttcttcttttctctctctctctctctctctttctttcttttttttctgcGTTTATGCCATTTCTGCATTTTTGCTCTTTCTAAAGTCTCTGCTATTCTTTGCCCGTTTGCTGAGGATGAAGacgaactttttattttttctatcatGGTCTTCCCCAAGTCAGTAAATGCTTGGCTGTTAATGTGTaaagtgtcaaaactttcttcttttatttgtacCAGATGATTAGCTGTCAACCATTTAATTGGGCTTGtattagtatttattatttaattattttttttagggggacttaattaattttgtaatgGGCATGTCTGCCACTCTTCCGGATtttacaagatatatatatatatatatatatatatatatatatatatatgaaatttaatacataGTAAATGGACTTGGGCTGTTGGGCATAAGTTaagattaatttaaatatagacTAGcacaaaaatgttatataagtatgtgggtgtatatatatatttcatcttttctctaaattaaaacaatttccATGATGTTATCAACTCCTTGATTAAGAAACttgatatttaatttatgtttgcttataatttagtatttcttttttttttttttatgaaagttatgatataaaaaatacacttgAAAGATAAAtctcaatatttattttgaatattttagtcaatttttctacttttactaattaatgtatttatttatctttaaaaaaattattaaattaattatgacgtcattaCGGTTCATTAGCTTATTTGCTTATAAAGTTAGTTTTGATTATTCCTGTCGCTACTGCAACggtagaaagaagtttttcggcaatgaaatatataaagaattaacTGCACAATCTAAAGGGAGATTAGTTGATGAATGATTTCttggttgtgtatattgaaaGAGATATAGCTTCTAGCATTGATAAtagactatcatgcaacgatttcaaaatatgaaaactcgtagaagacaattgtaaattttatgtatttacgttttttttttattattgttgttgtcaatatagaatttctctttttattagattgtgtaatttatgcttcttaaggaacaccctgaaaaaaatctggagccgccactgacaaggtactcgagcttggtgagctcgagtactgtagaaataaaataaacaacattttatgtttatgtttatttgtcgataatcccaacaaaaaaaaaaagttacaaggtacttgagcttggtgagctcgagtactgtagaaataaaataaacattttatttataaaaggtactcgagcatgttatactcgagtattgtgttgcatggtactcgagtatacgaagctcgagtaccacattattttttttattctccaaATTTCCACCTCAACAGTGCCACGATGGCAAAACTTCTAGGAACTCGAGTgtcttaaactcgagttccaaatagtactcgagtttggcaaactcgagttccaaatggtactcgagtttggcaaactcgagtaccataaaagtgatatttccctatttagttccgaaacagtgtttttttgctaaaaatttctgaaaattgtggtattgggccattttggcccctatttgattgaaaaattatcttatgagaCCATTTTATTGAtgagagaaaaatattaaaatctacACTACCAATGACATTATAAATACAGATCAtcaaaaaattctataaataacaaaaaacattTCAGTTATGGGTTTTTCCCATCATACTGTAGTTACAGAGAACCAACATAATACCTTGATTCCTATCTAATTTACATCTTACAAAAATTGGAGCCCCCAAATAAAATTAccaggaacaaaaaaaaatttcagaaccTGTAGGATTGCACATCTCTGAGTTGATGTATTAAAACAATGTAGAAAGTTTCTCCTTTACCTGCTCTTTTTCTTGCTGCCTTTCTTTTGACTCTTTTTAATCTTCAAGCCCCTGGTCGAGAGTGCACTTGAGACACTCTTGCCTTCAAGTTTTTTCGTCATCTTTACCACACTTGCCATTCCTTTTCTTGCGGCTGCACGATGCTCAGGTCTACGGCTCATCATTTTGCGATCAAGCGGCCAATATGCATATGGTTCAAGCTTGCCCTTCTTCTTCAAGTCCCCACCTGCCTTTTTGCTAGAGTACTCACTACCAGTGTATGCCCAACCGGAGTCTGATGTTTTCCTGCGCTTCTGGTTTCCCTTCGAGGAATTTGCTGACAAGTGACTATCTGCTTCACTCTTTGGATCATAATCAGTTTCAGAAGGAGTTTCCTCCAGTTCTTCTTCCTCACGAATAATCAAGCGCCCTTCAGGGTCCAGTTCTGGCACATCCGAATCTGCCTTTCGCTTGAGATGTTTTGCTCGAAGAGCTGATAATGTTTTTTGCCTATCGAGCAAGTCAAGTGGCTCATCCTCAAGTTGGTCAAGTAAGTGTTCAGGCAAGCTCACACCTGCTCTTCTCTTAGAGCTGGAGagaaaaattggattttttatgACATGAAGTAAAAATTGATACAAATACGTAGGTGACGTTCAATGAAGCAGCTAACAATATAATTACAAGAAATTATCTTATTAGGCCAGGACAATTTAATTGTCAcgcttttttttgggggggggggggggttacaTTGTTCACGATTGGACTGAACCTTGTCTACTATGAGATCCCCAGACAGTCATTGACCTACACACATTCATCTTTGACAGCCCAAAATGACATTCTCCAATCAATTATGTAGATAAAATGAGCAGACTCAAAGGTCCAAAACTGACCGTAATGAAGCTGCTTTGGATTTTCTCTGTGAAGGAGCCTTGCTCTGTTGACTAGTCATTGTCCTGCCATCCATATACTCAGCATCACTTCCCTCAGTTTCTTCATCACCAaaatcagaaaatatttttgtgtgATTCCATCTGCTtagcctgaaaaaaaaaaaacagataatTACAAAAGTCACCAATGTGCAGATGAATTAGTGAGTCTAGTGACTAAAAACAgatggattctttttttttggtgcatgaatttgaatttgtatGACATTGATTCACATAATGGCTGTTCACTACTTCAATAGCTCCCATAGTTTACAAATTGAAGctaattctttgattttgcaTACTATGCGAGCACCAGGAGCCAGATGCCTCGGTGCTAACCTAGCTACGTATAGTCCACAGAGACTTCTGGTACAGAACACATGGCAGTTGCCACACCAGCACAGTGACACTGTGCCTACTAAATGAAACTAGAAATTGGATTGTATTAAACATATATCAGAGGCATTGAATTCATCTAAACATCAAGGGCAGAAGCACAAAGACATGCATGTTCATCTTCACATATGTAGTATATGTATATACATCtatgaaaattatattacaaCAGATTGAAACCTGGACGTTGTTGCCTTTGATAGTTGAGACCTTGCTTCTGAATTAGCCCTTAGTTTCTTCTCATTCCGTTCCTTGATCTGTGTTTGACAAGTATCACATAAATCAGAAACAATTCCCACTTAGGTTTTTATTCTAGCATATGATGACTTTCCACCGACCTTCCGTATATTAGTAAGGAGTTTCATGTGTTCCTCAGGCATTACAGCCTTAACCGCTTCCAGACCGCATTTCTTAATAAGAATTTCCAGGAGAAGCTTAACCTGAAAACAATTCAAAATTATCCAAAGAGAACTTGAGATGATCAGTATAGGAACTCAGCCATTTGCCACAGCAACTGAAGAGAGTAACAAAATTGCTGAATAACCTACTTTAGCTTTAAAGTGGATTTTGGTGTTATCTTGCCACTTCACCACACCTTCCACCATGCTCCTCAAGTGCGTATGCAACCCTTCAGCTTCTGATTTTGTCACCAATACCTTCAACAAACCTAAATTAGCCTGCATTGAACAACAATAAAGGATGAGTTAAGATAAGATcagatagaaagagagagtaatAACATACTCCACAAAACCAACTATAATGAGAATAAATTACATATCTCAAAGGACAGGGGGAAACCTtatttatttctctattttttctcttaAGGAGGAGAAATGCGGACGGCAGTACATTCCAAGCAGATGAAACAAGATCCGAGAATTCGTAAGCCAAGCGAGCTAAACCTCTAATAGCAGCACTAACCATGTGAGGTGTCTCACCAGCAAGTCCTCCAGCCACCTTCAACCATAAATAAACTTTGCTTAGTAAAGTTCTAAAAGTAAAGTTTACCACATAATCAAATTCAAGATGACATTTTAGTCAATagcaaaaatttgttttatggcttttttttttgtattaaagGCAAATTAACAGGATATTTTTGGCATTTCTAAAAAGTATCTAAGCTTCCAATCAAATTCAAGATGACATTTTAGTCAATagcaatatttttgttttatgttttttttttttgctattaaaGGCAAATTAACAGGATATTTTTGGCATTTCTAAAAAAGTATCTAAGCATCCATTAAACAGTGCAAATGCTATGATCAATTtttagctcaaaaaaaaaaggtgccaTGATCAATTTAGTAATGAAAATTATGAAACGGTTCGATCAGTACCATgttaaaaaattgatacaagTTGTCTCTATTTCCGCCTTTCTCTTCATCGCCACATGCATGGCCAATTTCAACAAGAATTTCATATGCtctgtttcttgtttttttatttacctgcaagaaaaaattacaacagAAGACAGATAATCATATATTAAGAAGAAATTTCAGAAGATAtcgtgtgtgtgcatgtgtccAAAGATTAAGgatgaatttaaataataaggCACCCATAATAATCGCACCAACCAAGAAAAAGGATGGGTAAGGGGGCAGGAGAGCTACTTTGCTAACACATGTACCTCTTTAAGTGCAAGAATTATTTCTGTTAGGAAAGACATAATAATGTCACGTCGCATCTGCTCTGAACCATCCTGTAAACAAAAGCATAAATTCTTAAGTCAACATTACGATGCATACTTATCAAGTTTAAACCTAGAGCTATTTTAGTTGTGATATTAAGTTTAAAAAGAATCTCATCTATCTTTAACTACCTTGCAAACATGGACTATTATAAAGTACAGGCAATCAAGTCTGTAACGCTTAGCAGAAAAATGGCATGAAGGTAGCACTTCAGTCATAAGATTATGCATTTCCTCGTGCTTTGATGAGAGATACTCATTGCGTTTCTGCCCACACAAATTCATAGCAAAGAGATCCATCACTTAGACAATATCTAAAATACACAATGACAGATGGtaaaattacaacttaaaagCTCCTGCAATGGCAAAAAGAGACATACCATAAGAATAACAGAAAGAACTTTGTATGCCTTCTTCTGTATCAGACCATCGACATCCTGCAGTTCAAATACTCCTAATTACCTCACCCTTTCTGAAGTaaaaaactttgattttgaGGGGTTTCCTCCATAAACAGAAAAAAGGTAAATTCACTAGATTATATAGAATCATTTACAAACCTGTAATGCAGGCTTTATTGGAACAAATAAAAGATCAATTTCTTTTGTGCTCAGACCAGGCAAAAGTGAAACTGCCAAGTCAAATAGCCTAGCCCTGAAGTTAAGATGAAGGAACAATTGCAATGTCAAATATTGATGAAACCCAAAAAGTGTCCATTTcatgaacaaaaaagaaacaatttcaGACTTTATAATTGACAAATGATGCATAATAGACCAAAAAGCCATCAGAGATTCAGAAGCATGgccaaaatgtaaaaaaaaaaaatagaatgagaCAAAAATCGATGAAAAATTAACACCTCAAAAGTGACAGCGAATCTTCATTTGACACACCATCAATTCGCATAGAATtagaatttcttgaattttctgGTTTAGCAGCCTGTTGAGTAACTCTCAAAAGCTTCTGCATCGTAGTATTAAAGAACCTCGATACTACTTCTTTATCTGATATGGAAGCAAATTCATTGATTGTGGACTGCATGGTGCAAACAACattattagagcattcacatcaaagcTATTAAAATTAGGtaaattgctattttagcaacaACACTAAAAAACTCACTACATCAAAATtgctaaatataaaattttttgccATCTATAGCAGTTTACTGAAGCAACAgagttataaaaataaataaataaatttattggtttctctctcttctttcattattttacattttctcttttctctttcttcagacatctctctctctctctctctggccGAGCCTCTCCCTGCATTCTCCCCCCTTCtcttaaatctttttttcttttggcaagGGCTATTCAAGCTCATCTTTGTACCTACCGGCGACACAAGGTCCAGTGGTTGGCACCCTCACATCGTTCCGATTATCATTTCAGTTAGCTCCTCTCTGACCCTCCTCCTCTCTTCCttgtccctctctctctctcacagtggtcagatctttgtttttgtttttatttttgtttttttggttggtggtgGATGCTGTTGTGGTTTTGGGCTTGTGATTTGGATGTGATTTTGGGGGTTCCGGTTGTGGGTGGCAGTGACAGTGGCAGTGATTGTTGTGGCTGTGGCAGTGGTGGAGTGGGTTTCGTGATGGGTGGTggctggtattttttttttttcagtggtggtggctggggcGGCTACGGGTGGCtggtgttttcttttttaggtgaTGGTGGCTGGGGTGGGTATGGGTGcctggtgttttttttttggcggtgGTGCCTGGAGTGGGTATGGGTGCCtggtgttttcttttttcagtggtggtggttggggtGGGTTTGCTGAgacagagaggaagagagagaaagaagcatatatggaagaatataaaaataatatttaaattaagcagtaaaaaaataaaacctttgatgttggtgtattgtaaaatgaggtgttaaaatagataaaatattcatttgagttgctaaaagctaaaatttttagctttcttaCTGTGAATCctcttataaaatttacaataatgCTAGATGCTAGAACCTATAACAatttttagctttaaatcaatATAAAGTATATTATGTTACAGTCCAGCCAGCAATCTTAAAGTAAATACTTTGTCCCACTTTCTAGGCTCAGAAGCAAaagttgacacaaataaataaataaataagtgcaCACACAGACACATGTTATATCTCTATATATAGTTAAAAAGAAACTTAAAAATAGAATCTATTCGCCTGGCGACCATGACAAATGAAGCAGAATACGCAATTGAGATAGAATAAGTACCTGCAAAGAACCACCATCATCTTTTGTAGATTGCAGGAAGACACCAgacaaaacatttaaaaattcaCGAGCAGATGACCTAAGTGCATTCAAATTATCTGCTGCCACCTGTGGGGTATAATGGGACACTGCTCGCTGTCTGGCAGTACCTTCTTCAAGATCAGGCATCTCATTTTTTTGTTCCATAATTCTCTT
This portion of the Castanea sativa cultivar Marrone di Chiusa Pesio chromosome 7, ASM4071231v1 genome encodes:
- the LOC142643359 gene encoding uncharacterized protein LOC142643359 codes for the protein MEGIEMEDPTLFLESLTITNPNEDLCNWIHSRFGRSLKEDHQHLCAVIGDISQTLKDQSLPSTPAAYFAAACSSLDRLTSSAAADPIASPPVHVIQPLLIILHLVLPRISAAVLNKERQFLSQLLFRLLRSSSPSSSSLSPAAATAFGLKCVSHWFVVGDNNALAWSEASQLYGVLLGFVIDERPKVRRQSHLCLRDVLSRFQKTSLLGPASEGITKIFERSLLLAGGSNVNNNEGHKGAQEVLFVLDALKECLPYMSLKCTTSILKHFKSLLELNQPVVSRRITDSLYSLCLAPALDVSPDALLDLLSSIALSVSTIETSVDAMTFAARLLDVGMIKVYSLDRQMCVTKLPAVFNALKDILASEHEEAVYAAMGAFKSLINACIDESLIKQGVDQILMNAHNDSRRTGPTIIEKVCAIIESLLDYHYTAVWDVAFRVVSTMFDKLGHYSSYFLRGILSSLAKMQKLPDEDFPFRKQLHECLGSAIGALGPETFLGLVPLNLEAKKLSEANDWLFPILKQYIVGARLSFFTESILGMVGMMKQKSQKLELQGQVSSSMRANGLVYSLWSLLPSFCNYPSDTAENFKDLEKALCSALQEEPDTRGIVCSSLQILIQQNKRIMEQKNEMPDLEEGTARQRAVSHYTPQVAADNLNALRSSAREFLNVLSGVFLQSTKDDGGSLQSTINEFASISDKEVVSRFFNTTMQKLLRVTQQAAKPENSRNSNSMRIDGVSNEDSLSLLRARLFDLAVSLLPGLSTKEIDLLFVPIKPALQDVDGLIQKKAYKVLSVILMKRNEYLSSKHEEMHNLMTEVLPSCHFSAKRYRLDCLYFIIVHVCKDGSEQMRRDIIMSFLTEIILALKEVNKKTRNRAYEILVEIGHACGDEEKGGNRDNLYQFFNMVAGGLAGETPHMVSAAIRGLARLAYEFSDLVSSAWNVLPSAFLLLKRKNREINKANLGLLKVLVTKSEAEGLHTHLRSMVEGVVKWQDNTKIHFKAKVKLLLEILIKKCGLEAVKAVMPEEHMKLLTNIRKIKERNEKKLRANSEARSQLSKATTSRLSRWNHTKIFSDFGDEETEGSDAEYMDGRTMTSQQSKAPSQRKSKAASLRSKRRAGVSLPEHLLDQLEDEPLDLLDRQKTLSALRAKHLKRKADSDVPELDPEGRLIIREEEELEETPSETDYDPKSEADSHLSANSSKGNQKRRKTSDSGWAYTGSEYSSKKAGGDLKKKGKLEPYAYWPLDRKMMSRRPEHRAAARKGMASVVKMTKKLEGKSVSSALSTRGLKIKKSQKKGSKKKSR